Genomic window (Acidobacteriota bacterium):
TTCGTGCGGCCAGGGCGAGGCGACGCCCCACCTCCTGCTTGTTGCGCGGGTGGATATCGTCGGCGTCGCCGATGTCGATGATCACGGCTTGCGCGGTCTTCGGAAGGGCCAAAACCGCCGACTGTGATTCGCGGAGCACTGCCCATTCGCTGTCGCCGGGCTGCTCGGACGCAGCCATGAAGTTGGCGAGTTGCACCCACAGGAACGGCAGATCGCCCCGGTTCCAGCGCATGCGCCAATCGGTGATCATGTTGGCGAAAAGGTCGCGGTAGACCAGGGAACTGTCGCTGTCCGCGTTTGATTCGCCCTGATACCAGAGAAAGCCGGACACCGGGAACGGAAGCAGCGGGTGGATCATCTTGTTGTAGAGCACTGTCGGCACCTGATTCATGTGAGCGTCGGGGGTGACTGTCACCAGCCCGAGGCCGATCTTCCACCGACCTGCGAGCGGATGTCTTTCGCCCGCTATCTCGAGCCACAGCAGCTCGGGGTCGCCCCAAATCCCACCACCGCCGCCAGTGTCCTCGACTCGTACGGTGATCTGGTTGCGGCCCTCGCGCAAGAAGGCTGCTGGAACCTCGTACACGCGCGGGACGTTCCAGGCAAGGGATGTCCGACCGACCTCGTGACCGTTGACCCAGGAGATGTCCGAGTCATCAATGGTGCCGAGACCGAGGCGGGCGCCGTGCCGTGCATCAGTTGCGCTGAGATCAATCGAACTGCGATACCAGACGATGCCGTCCATACCGTCGAGACCGCGTTCCTCCCATCTGGACGGCACCTCGAGGGTCGGCCAGTTCGAGTCGTCGAACGCCGGTTCGGCCCACACCGCCTTTCCATCGACCATCCCGCGGTCCGAGGTTGGAAGGCCTCCAAGCTTCCCGTTGATCCGCTCGAGCGTTTCTCGCTGATAGGCTTGCTCCTGCTCGAGGAGCTTTCTCATTTCTGCGTCGTCGATGCCGAGCGATTCGGCGCTCATCCACGGCTCGATGCGGCTGCCACCCCAGGAGGTGTTGATGAGGCCGATCGGCACGTCGTTGTGTTTCCGCAACTCGCGCGCGAAAAAGTAGCCGACCGCGGTGAACGTCCCGACATGCGTGGGATCGGTGGGCTCCCACGTACCTCCCGCGAGGGTGGTTTCCGGAGAGGCCGCCCATGACTTGGGAACCTTGAAATGACGGATCCGTGGATCATTGGCCGCCGCGATCTCGTGTTCCGCATCCATCGAGTTCTCCACCGTCCACTCCATGTTGGACTGGCCGGAGCAGATCCAGACGTCGCCAACGAGTACGTTCCCGTAGCTCAAGCTTTGGCCATCACTCGTGATCGTCAGATCGTGTGGTCCGCCAGCGACCATCGGCGCGATTTCCGCCCGCCACAAGCCCTGCACGTCGGTTCGGGCCGTGACCGTACGACCGGCAATCGTGACTTCAACCGTTGCTCCGGGATCCGCCGTGCCCCAGACGGGTACGCTCGTGCCGCGCTGCAACACCATGCCATCGCCGAAGAGTCCGTTCACGCCGAGCTCGGCGGCCATCGGCTGTGCCGCAACTGCGAGGATCATCAAAATCGGAATAGTACGCATGAGACCTCTCCTTCAATCGACCGGCGCGAGAAGTCGGACCAGCCGGACCATCAGCACGTCGTGGCCCGGAACCTCGGCCTCGAAAGGCTGTTGGGTGGTTCCCATATGCTCGCCAGTCCACAGGTTCTTTACCTGATAGACCCTGTATCCGAAGAGGGTCTTTCGGCTGGAGAAACCATCTTCGACCTTCTCGTCCTGCCACGAGAGCTCCACGGTCCGTGCGGTAGTGCCGCGGTTGAGGATGCACATCGTCCAGTCCTCGTCGGCCAGTGGCTTGAACCAGATCTCGAGATCGCCATCGTCACGGTACTTGAAACCCTGGATACCGAGCACGTCCTGGTTGACCGCGATCACCTCGCGATTGGTGAGGATTCGGCGAGTCTCTTCGGACATGGTCCGGAGGTCGTTGCCGGCGATCAGGGGCGCGGCGAGCATCGCCCACATCGAGAAGTGGCCCCGATCCTCACCCTCGCTCATGCCGTTGCCCACCTCCATCATGTCGGGATCGTTCCAGTGGCCAGGACCGGCGTGGATGCGTAAACCATCCTGCATGTCGAGGATGCGCAGAACGCCCCATGACGACCAGCTGCCGTGATCGACCTCGCAGTCCCAGCACGCCGTGATGTCGCCTGTGGTGCGCCAAAGGTGGCCGATTTCCCTGGCCCACTCCCAGGGTTGATTCGTTCCCCATTCGCACAGGCTGAACACGATCGGCCGGCCGGCTGCGGCGAGCGCCCTTCCCATGGTTTGATAGGCCCCTTCGGCGTTGAGACCCCCGGTGTTGCACCAGTCGTACTTGAGGTAATCGATTCCCCAGCGCGCGTAGGTGAGGGCGTCCTGATACTCGAAGCCGCGGCTCCCGGGGCGTCCGGCGCAGGTCTTCCAGCCGGCGTCGGAGTAGATGCCGAGCTTGAGGCCCTTCGAGTGCACGTAGTCGGCAAGAGCCTTCATTCCTGATGGAAACCGGTCCGGATCGGGCCTGATGAATCCGTTCTCGTCGCGGGTGCCGTGCCAGCAGTCGTCGATGTTGACGAAGAGGTAACCGGCATCGCGCATCCCGGAGGCGACCATGGCGTCTGCCGTTTCTCGGATCAG
Coding sequences:
- a CDS encoding 9-O-acetylesterase, which translates into the protein MRTIPILMILAVAAQPMAAELGVNGLFGDGMVLQRGTSVPVWGTADPGATVEVTIAGRTVTARTDVQGLWRAEIAPMVAGGPHDLTITSDGQSLSYGNVLVGDVWICSGQSNMEWTVENSMDAEHEIAAANDPRIRHFKVPKSWAASPETTLAGGTWEPTDPTHVGTFTAVGYFFARELRKHNDVPIGLINTSWGGSRIEPWMSAESLGIDDAEMRKLLEQEQAYQRETLERINGKLGGLPTSDRGMVDGKAVWAEPAFDDSNWPTLEVPSRWEERGLDGMDGIVWYRSSIDLSATDARHGARLGLGTIDDSDISWVNGHEVGRTSLAWNVPRVYEVPAAFLREGRNQITVRVEDTGGGGGIWGDPELLWLEIAGERHPLAGRWKIGLGLVTVTPDAHMNQVPTVLYNKMIHPLLPFPVSGFLWYQGESNADSDSSLVYRDLFANMITDWRMRWNRGDLPFLWVQLANFMAASEQPGDSEWAVLRESQSAVLALPKTAQAVIIDIGDADDIHPRNKQEVGRRLALAARRVAYGEKIEFSGPVYRSHEVRGSRVIIDFDHTGGGLVARGREDRKLAEFAIAGADRHFVWAEAIIENNRVVVWSDKVAQPVAVRYAWADNPDSANLYNLGGLPASPFRTDSW
- a CDS encoding glycoside hydrolase family 27 protein yields the protein MHRVISLLCAVLVAAVGTAHAQKFEDLARTPPMGWNSWNHFGCDVDELLIRETADAMVASGMRDAGYLFVNIDDCWHGTRDENGFIRPDPDRFPSGMKALADYVHSKGLKLGIYSDAGWKTCAGRPGSRGFEYQDALTYARWGIDYLKYDWCNTGGLNAEGAYQTMGRALAAAGRPIVFSLCEWGTNQPWEWAREIGHLWRTTGDITACWDCEVDHGSWSSWGVLRILDMQDGLRIHAGPGHWNDPDMMEVGNGMSEGEDRGHFSMWAMLAAPLIAGNDLRTMSEETRRILTNREVIAVNQDVLGIQGFKYRDDGDLEIWFKPLADEDWTMCILNRGTTARTVELSWQDEKVEDGFSSRKTLFGYRVYQVKNLWTGEHMGTTQQPFEAEVPGHDVLMVRLVRLLAPVD